One Aneurinibacillus migulanus genomic window, CATAACCCTGATTGCTGTATAATTCGGATACTATATTATTCGGAATGGTATGAACGTGAAACACGGCTCCTGTTTCCGGAATGTTACGGTAGATGGCTGTATGAATTTGTGTTTCTGCCGAAGGTTTCAGCGATGTTGCCTCGTATGGATTGCTGTTCTCGTCTACTACCAGATAGTCGTAAGGCGTGCAAACGGTTTTGTCCTTGCCGCTTGCCGTTACTGCAACAAGCAAAGGCTTGGAACTGATTTTAATAGACAGGTTACCGCTTGTGCCAGGGAACCAATCCCTGGCTGCAAACGCTAATTTCACCTGATCTAGTTGTTGAAAGACTTGTTGACGGACTTCATGAGTGTATGCGCTCATTGGGTTACCTCCGTTCGAGTGATAAAAGTAGCTAATGCTTCAATGCAATCATGGAAATTCGCAAAAGCCTGATAGTCAATACCAAGTTCTTCACATGTATCTGCGAGATAGTCACGGGCGATGACTGCATCGGCGATTTTTGCACCTTCAAGGTCGGTGATGCTATCACCGATAACGATTTTGAAATAACGGTTGCTATCGTAACCGCGGATAATAGTTGTTTTACACATTCCGCAGTCTACATCACAATGCTCATCACACGGACGAGGATAAATAATCTCAACATTCTCTCCGGAAAAGTCGCTTTGGTTGCAGTAAATCCTATTGATTTTCTCTGCGTATGGCGCAAGAATCGGATGGATGAAAAAATCAATACCATTGCTTGTTACAAG contains:
- a CDS encoding methylthioribulose 1-phosphate dehydratase, yielding MSAYTHEVRQQVFQQLDQVKLAFAARDWFPGTSGNLSIKISSKPLLVAVTASGKDKTVCTPYDYLVVDENSNPYEATSLKPSAETQIHTAIYRNIPETGAVFHVHTIPNNIVSELYSNQGYVTLRNQELIKGLGIWEENAEIRIPIVENFADIPRLALAVEKVLDPRIPGVLIRNHGIYAWGRNNFEAKRHLEAFEFLFGYHLQWLQVQQFAGHIAGQQQTLTYRAAGQL
- a CDS encoding MtnX-like HAD-IB family phosphatase encodes the protein MSKQIVIFCDFDGTITEKDNIIDIMRTFVPEEQWKPIVDDIFAKKTSLRTGVYALFQLIPSIRRKEVTDFVLNRARIREGFGDFVNYCHEQNIQLLVTSNGIDFFIHPILAPYAEKINRIYCNQSDFSGENVEIIYPRPCDEHCDVDCGMCKTTIIRGYDSNRYFKIVIGDSITDLEGAKIADAVIARDYLADTCEELGIDYQAFANFHDCIEALATFITRTEVTQ